A single window of Sporosarcina sp. FSL W7-1349 DNA harbors:
- a CDS encoding PadR family transcriptional regulator: MTYKGGPMTEAMYYVLLALLNPNHGYQLMQAIADVSHGRLQMGPGTLYGVLSRMQKDGLISLAEEDGRRKTYQITAEGERALRAEYKRLQSLLRDGSMLEGDGEDE; encoded by the coding sequence GTGACGTACAAGGGAGGCCCGATGACCGAGGCGATGTACTACGTCTTGCTGGCGTTGCTGAATCCGAACCATGGGTATCAGCTCATGCAGGCTATTGCGGACGTTTCGCACGGCAGATTGCAAATGGGGCCAGGGACGCTGTATGGCGTCCTTTCACGGATGCAAAAAGACGGTCTGATTTCGTTGGCAGAAGAGGACGGCAGAAGAAAAACGTATCAAATTACGGCAGAGGGGGAGCGAGCCTTGCGCGCAGAGTATAAGAGGCTGCAGTCGCTCCTGCGGGACGGCAGCATGTTGGAAGGGGACGGTGAAGATGAGTAA
- a CDS encoding DUF2812 domain-containing protein, whose protein sequence is MSKMIRRIRSDEWRIGEHESWFADMAAQGLHLKKLGRIFARFERGEPRRTRYRIDVSLHKKMSEEQIELYEEGGWEFVTQYGAFYVFSSPAEREAPELHTDPAEQAHTLRELDKKLFGHALFTLIALILIVGMLSSLWFLDGTPVYMLVEGMAVQQTVLTVIIGYQAYIAVRGAVSIRVLQKRLIEGRPIDHHAPYRKRWRRHTIIALLFSLFAAASAVMPIMYLVKEKTATLPGSSPELPIVRLAEIEQNPDLIRDEAYMRDGVDWANRYSYNWSPFAPVQYDTDESGIVPGKTWDDQSGDYSPSVHTKMYQLAIPVLADSLVSDLVKRYQYGNEQFIETEHPDLDRLLVHEKREAKEIVASKGKVVMYVRYHGYAELNAVVEETVGKMRLIVE, encoded by the coding sequence ATGAGTAAGATGATACGCAGGATTCGCAGTGATGAATGGCGGATCGGGGAGCATGAAAGCTGGTTTGCGGATATGGCTGCGCAAGGCCTTCATTTGAAAAAGTTGGGACGGATCTTCGCACGATTCGAACGAGGAGAGCCAAGGCGGACTCGCTATCGGATCGATGTGTCGCTTCATAAAAAAATGTCAGAGGAGCAAATTGAGCTGTACGAGGAGGGCGGCTGGGAGTTCGTGACGCAATACGGCGCGTTTTACGTGTTCTCTTCTCCCGCTGAGCGTGAGGCGCCCGAATTGCATACAGACCCCGCCGAGCAGGCGCATACACTACGGGAGCTGGACAAAAAGCTGTTTGGGCATGCGCTCTTTACCTTAATTGCGCTTATTTTGATTGTCGGCATGCTGTCTTCGCTCTGGTTTCTTGATGGGACACCCGTATACATGCTCGTCGAAGGGATGGCGGTCCAACAGACGGTACTGACGGTCATAATCGGGTATCAGGCCTATATTGCAGTGCGGGGGGCCGTCTCCATCCGTGTGCTGCAGAAGCGGCTTATCGAAGGCAGACCGATCGACCATCATGCGCCTTATCGGAAGCGTTGGCGGCGCCATACTATCATTGCACTGCTATTTTCATTGTTCGCTGCGGCGAGCGCCGTCATGCCCATCATGTATCTTGTGAAAGAAAAGACGGCAACGCTGCCCGGGTCGAGTCCTGAATTGCCGATTGTCCGGTTGGCGGAAATCGAGCAAAATCCCGATCTGATTCGCGACGAAGCGTATATGAGAGACGGTGTCGATTGGGCCAACCGGTATTCCTATAACTGGAGTCCGTTCGCGCCCGTGCAATATGACACGGACGAAAGCGGAATTGTCCCAGGAAAGACATGGGACGATCAGAGCGGCGACTATTCCCCGAGCGTCCATACGAAAATGTACCAGCTGGCCATCCCTGTTCTGGCGGATTCTCTCGTTTCGGACCTCGTGAAACGATACCAGTATGGAAATGAACAATTTATCGAAACGGAGCATCCGGACTTGGATCGATTGCTGGTCCACGAGAAAAGGGAAGCGAAAGAAATCGTTGCCTCGAAAGGAAAAGTCGTCATGTACGTCCGGTACCATGGCTATGCGGAGTTGAATGCGGTTGTGGAGGAGACGGTGGGGAAAATGAGATTGATTGTAGAGTGA
- a CDS encoding 2-hydroxyacid dehydrogenase encodes MKKKIIAYERVEESVLQALQKEYEVRHFKSIDPKNDPDFLSFLWEAEGVIGTRFPAEHDLLEKAPNLKIISNVSVGYNNLDIPELTKRNIMATNTPGVLDDTVADLAMGLILCTARRLPELDQYVRSGQWTETLPRDYFGVDVHHKKLGIIGMGRIGQAIAQRAHFGFSMEILYHSRTPKPEAEERFDAVYLSLEDLLQQSDFVCLITPLTPQTEGMIGRKEFQLMKPSAIFINVSRGSTVVESELIEALQNKEIAAAGLDVFIKEPVDPDHALLKMKNVVTLPHIGSSTFETELKMAELAAVNLKAGLNGQKPKNLIDPSVWEAIGESF; translated from the coding sequence ATGAAGAAAAAGATTATCGCCTATGAACGAGTAGAAGAATCGGTACTACAGGCATTACAAAAAGAGTATGAGGTCCGTCACTTTAAAAGCATTGATCCGAAAAACGATCCCGACTTCCTAAGTTTCCTTTGGGAAGCGGAAGGCGTCATTGGAACAAGGTTTCCAGCCGAACATGATTTGCTGGAGAAAGCGCCGAACTTGAAAATCATCAGTAATGTATCCGTCGGCTATAATAATTTGGATATTCCAGAGTTGACGAAACGCAACATCATGGCTACGAACACGCCCGGCGTCTTGGACGATACCGTAGCCGATTTGGCAATGGGGCTGATTCTGTGTACGGCCAGAAGATTGCCGGAATTGGATCAATACGTCAGAAGCGGCCAGTGGACCGAAACGCTTCCGCGGGACTACTTTGGCGTCGATGTCCATCATAAAAAACTGGGGATTATCGGGATGGGGCGGATTGGCCAAGCCATCGCGCAACGGGCCCACTTCGGGTTTAGCATGGAAATCCTGTACCATAGCCGTACACCGAAACCCGAGGCGGAAGAGCGGTTCGATGCGGTGTACTTGAGCTTAGAAGACCTTCTCCAGCAATCCGATTTTGTTTGTCTGATTACGCCGCTGACGCCTCAGACGGAAGGGATGATCGGACGCAAGGAATTCCAGTTGATGAAACCTTCCGCTATCTTCATCAATGTCTCGCGGGGCAGCACCGTTGTAGAAAGCGAGTTGATCGAGGCCCTGCAAAACAAAGAAATTGCCGCTGCGGGCTTGGATGTTTTTATCAAGGAACCCGTCGACCCGGATCATGCGCTATTAAAAATGAAAAACGTCGTCACCCTGCCACATATCGGCTCGTCCACTTTCGAAACGGAATTGAAAATGGCCGAATTGGCAGCGGTAAACCTGAAAGCGGGGCTGAACGGGCAGAAACCTAAGAATCTGATCGATCCGAGTGTGTGGGAAGCGATAGGAGAATCATTTTAA
- a CDS encoding arsenic resistance protein: MMITRENLEKKQIWIYGIALLFGGTLGLTNERVGTSLDWTISPLIALLMYVMFAQIPFLKLREALSNFRFMMALLLGNFIAVPIIVWILIMIFPQSPPILLGVCLVLLTPCIDYVIVFTQLGKGNEKLILASTPLLFVVQMIVLPFYLWLFIGEEMAGIVHIGPFLEAFLLLIVAPLLVAIITQLWAKKKVLGEKFLDLTTWFPVPFMALVLIVVVASQIGKVYHDFELIMRVIPIYVLFLLLTPFVSRFLAYVFKLDIGAGRALIFSTGTRNSLVVLPLALALPDSWATLAAAVIVTQTIVELIGELFYIKAIPLLMKDRTGSGVGM, translated from the coding sequence ATAATGATTACTAGAGAGAACTTAGAAAAGAAACAAATTTGGATATATGGCATCGCTCTTTTATTTGGAGGGACTTTAGGTCTCACAAACGAGAGGGTAGGAACTAGCTTGGACTGGACGATATCGCCGCTGATCGCCCTTCTGATGTACGTAATGTTTGCGCAAATTCCCTTCCTGAAATTACGGGAAGCCCTGTCAAATTTTAGATTTATGATGGCATTATTGCTTGGAAATTTTATAGCTGTCCCTATAATAGTATGGATCTTGATCATGATCTTTCCACAATCTCCGCCAATTTTATTGGGAGTGTGTTTGGTTTTACTGACTCCATGTATTGACTATGTAATCGTCTTTACTCAACTCGGAAAGGGCAATGAGAAATTGATATTGGCTTCCACGCCTCTTTTGTTCGTCGTCCAAATGATTGTACTCCCATTCTATCTCTGGTTATTTATAGGGGAAGAAATGGCGGGAATTGTACATATAGGGCCCTTTCTGGAAGCTTTTTTATTGCTAATCGTTGCGCCTTTATTAGTAGCCATCATTACTCAATTATGGGCTAAAAAGAAGGTGCTAGGTGAGAAGTTCTTAGATCTGACTACCTGGTTTCCCGTGCCATTTATGGCATTGGTGCTAATTGTGGTAGTCGCTTCCCAAATCGGGAAGGTATACCATGATTTCGAACTGATTATGCGTGTGATTCCGATCTATGTTTTGTTTTTACTCCTTACTCCATTTGTATCGCGCTTTCTCGCATATGTGTTCAAATTGGATATTGGCGCAGGAAGAGCATTAATTTTTAGTACCGGAACAAGAAATTCTCTTGTCGTTCTTCCTTTAGCATTGGCCTTACCCGATTCTTGGGCAACGTTGGCTGCCGCTGTGATTGTCACCCAAACGATTGTCGAGTTAATCGGAGAGCTGTTCTATATTAAGGCGATCCCATTGTTAATGAAAGATCGTACTGGTTCCGGAGTGGGGATGTAA
- a CDS encoding DUF4956 domain-containing protein yields MENITFTDIFKSSFLEKTSSFSIVDSLLGLLAAFFIGLFIYWVYQKTFSGVIYSHTFNIALIVMSMATALIIMGISSNILLSLGMVGALSIVRFRTPIKNPMDIVYIFWAIVTGILWLHPFGDSRSCPDRPRADAVHY; encoded by the coding sequence ATGGAGAATATCACATTTACAGACATATTCAAATCAAGTTTTCTGGAAAAGACATCGAGTTTTTCGATCGTCGACTCATTGCTCGGCTTGCTTGCCGCATTTTTCATCGGGCTCTTTATCTATTGGGTGTATCAAAAGACGTTTTCAGGGGTCATCTATTCCCACACGTTCAACATTGCGCTCATTGTCATGTCAATGGCCACGGCCCTTATCATCATGGGCATTTCATCGAACATTCTATTATCGCTTGGGATGGTCGGTGCGTTATCGATCGTTCGTTTCAGAACTCCGATCAAAAATCCGATGGACATCGTCTATATCTTCTGGGCTATTGTCACCGGCATTCTGTGGCTTCATCCCTTTGGCGATTCTCGGAGCTGTCCTGATCGGCCTCGTGCTGATGCTGTTCATTACTAA
- a CDS encoding VTC domain-containing protein, protein MTYKQKCRISAQEYEQIRRGEIAWMESDARSLLQELYVQMNVFQMKPITVVDYEREVFIYPPGNVRVTFDSSIKTSFRNNDVLNPQLPMVETDADVVILEVKYDNYLPTVIKKLLQLGDRRKGTYSKYQISRMYG, encoded by the coding sequence TTGACATATAAACAGAAATGCCGCATTTCCGCCCAGGAATATGAACAGATTCGCCGAGGCGAGATTGCGTGGATGGAAAGTGACGCGAGGAGCCTGCTGCAAGAATTATATGTCCAAATGAATGTCTTTCAAATGAAGCCGATCACAGTCGTGGATTATGAGAGAGAGGTTTTTATCTATCCTCCCGGCAACGTGAGGGTCACGTTTGACAGCTCCATCAAGACGAGCTTTCGGAACAACGACGTGCTGAATCCGCAACTGCCGATGGTCGAAACGGATGCGGATGTAGTGATTTTGGAAGTGAAATATGATAACTACTTGCCCACCGTCATTAAAAAACTGCTTCAACTCGGAGATAGACGGAAAGGAACCTACTCGAAATACCAAATCAGTCGGATGTACGGATAA
- a CDS encoding Rpn family recombination-promoting nuclease/putative transposase gives MVAMLVMEKPSAYKADSVDQDGLWKKVIGDLFEDFLLFFVPDLYERVDFTKKPDFLQQELFQQVVDKKKGRRIADQVVKVHLKDGQEQWILVHVEVQSSNEEDFSKRMFQYFYRIYDRHEKKIVAVAIMTSPEHNIYPNEFSYSYFGTTLHYAYTTHKIVDYDFEPLRRSENLFSKIVLAAKYMHATKERDWHRYVFKRKLMREVVRNRAYSRTAVQAILHFVDYLLRLPKEYEQKLAETMYPVLGKEKELMELYNKDNASPTISNAFEMERMEGIKEGELKGKMEERRNIARKLLEQQLPIETIIAATELSVEEVEALRVQFE, from the coding sequence ATGGTAGCAATGCTCGTCATGGAAAAACCGAGTGCCTACAAAGCTGATTCAGTGGATCAAGACGGACTATGGAAAAAAGTGATTGGAGATTTGTTTGAAGACTTCTTACTGTTTTTTGTACCCGATTTGTATGAAAGGGTAGATTTCACAAAGAAACCTGATTTTCTGCAGCAAGAGCTTTTTCAACAAGTTGTCGACAAGAAAAAAGGGCGTCGGATAGCGGATCAAGTGGTTAAAGTGCATTTGAAAGATGGGCAGGAGCAGTGGATCCTTGTCCATGTGGAAGTGCAAAGTTCGAATGAAGAGGATTTTTCCAAGCGGATGTTTCAATACTTCTATCGAATTTACGACCGCCATGAGAAGAAAATTGTAGCGGTTGCAATTATGACATCTCCAGAGCATAACATCTATCCGAACGAGTTCAGCTACTCTTATTTTGGCACGACGCTTCATTATGCGTATACTACTCATAAGATAGTTGATTACGATTTCGAGCCATTACGACGTTCGGAGAATTTATTTAGCAAAATCGTACTCGCAGCCAAATACATGCATGCGACGAAGGAACGAGACTGGCACCGCTATGTCTTCAAAAGGAAATTGATGCGTGAAGTAGTGCGCAATCGAGCCTACTCACGAACAGCAGTGCAGGCTATTCTTCATTTTGTCGATTATTTGTTACGACTGCCGAAAGAATACGAACAGAAACTAGCGGAAACGATGTACCCCGTACTCGGAAAGGAGAAGGAACTGATGGAACTTTACAATAAGGACAATGCCTCACCGACCATATCGAATGCGTTTGAAATGGAACGGATGGAAGGGATAAAAGAAGGAGAATTGAAAGGAAAGATGGAAGAACGCCGGAATATCGCCCGGAAACTTCTAGAACAACAACTGCCGATTGAAACAATTATCGCCGCCACAGAACTATCCGTTGAGGAAGTGGAAGCGCTAAGAGTGCAGTTCGAATAA
- a CDS encoding YbfB/YjiJ family MFS transporter produces MGEQPVWKYAFASVMVTISTLGFARMSYGILMPFMKDSLSLSYEQAGMLATTNSIGYLGMVLFAGILAAKWGSRKLVVLGTFIVALSLMYLASVHSYGAALTGMALLGIGTAFTYTPLVNIIVGWFPHRRGLMIGFMVSGLGLGTLISSTLVPFFTTWFELEGWRQLWFFYGILSVLSTLTALLILRDPPVPLLNEGQKKQSLWKEVYLHKRVLLVAGIYGLIGFAYLIPQSFLFSFILEAGINPYQAGQIMALGGIMSIFSGPLWGSISDKIGRKRSLLITLIIGSFSMVLPVVFPAALGFIISQFLWGVTVVGMLSLIQALSTEQIHPSYAPIALGYVTIYFAAGQLLGPGLGGWIIDNVGGIPAALLLCAGLLLIAFLMSFKMEKRSVEQPVAESFVHSPKTTNP; encoded by the coding sequence TTGGGGGAACAACCGGTTTGGAAATACGCTTTTGCCAGTGTCATGGTGACAATCAGCACACTCGGCTTTGCGAGGATGTCTTACGGAATTTTAATGCCTTTTATGAAAGATAGTTTATCGCTTTCTTATGAGCAGGCCGGCATGCTGGCGACGACGAATTCGATCGGCTATTTGGGGATGGTCTTGTTTGCCGGGATTTTGGCAGCGAAATGGGGATCGCGCAAGCTCGTTGTGCTTGGCACTTTTATCGTAGCGCTTTCTTTAATGTATTTGGCGTCCGTCCATAGCTACGGTGCAGCATTGACAGGAATGGCTTTGCTCGGAATTGGTACCGCTTTCACCTACACGCCGCTCGTTAACATTATCGTCGGCTGGTTCCCACATCGTCGGGGGCTGATGATCGGCTTCATGGTGAGCGGCCTCGGGCTCGGAACGCTCATTTCCAGTACACTCGTCCCATTTTTCACGACGTGGTTCGAACTGGAAGGGTGGCGGCAATTGTGGTTCTTCTACGGTATCTTGTCCGTCTTGTCCACGTTGACGGCGCTGCTTATTCTACGCGATCCGCCGGTTCCTTTATTGAATGAAGGGCAAAAAAAGCAATCGCTTTGGAAAGAAGTGTATTTACATAAGCGGGTGCTGTTGGTGGCGGGCATCTATGGATTAATCGGATTCGCTTACTTGATTCCGCAAAGTTTTTTATTCAGTTTCATCCTGGAAGCGGGCATTAACCCCTACCAGGCGGGCCAGATTATGGCGCTCGGCGGCATCATGTCCATTTTCAGCGGGCCGCTCTGGGGGAGCATTTCCGATAAGATTGGACGGAAACGGTCGCTGCTTATCACATTGATCATCGGTTCCTTTTCCATGGTGCTGCCTGTCGTCTTTCCGGCAGCGCTCGGCTTCATCATCAGCCAATTTTTATGGGGAGTCACCGTAGTCGGCATGCTATCGCTCATTCAGGCGTTGTCCACGGAGCAGATTCATCCGTCCTACGCACCGATCGCTCTTGGCTACGTTACAATCTATTTTGCGGCGGGGCAATTGCTTGGTCCGGGGCTGGGCGGCTGGATCATTGATAATGTCGGCGGGATTCCTGCTGCACTGCTGTTATGCGCAGGACTGTTGCTCATCGCTTTCCTCATGTCCTTCAAGATGGAAAAGCGAAGCGTCGAGCAACCCGTCGCCGAGTCGTTCGTTCATTCACCTAAAACTACCAATCCGTGA
- a CDS encoding Y-family DNA polymerase has translation MYEQLPNRSILCLDMRSFYASCSAAIEGVDVMDTPIAIIGNKERKGGVVLAASPPLKQQFGIRTGMRLYEIPDDPAIQLIEPKMQFYIDVSMAITRLLHRYVPKEAIHAYSIDESFIDLTGTERLWGPPAETAARIRDDLYTQFQLRSACGMGPNMLLSKLALDLEAKKTGIAHWRYEDVPEKLWPVAPLSRMWGIGSRMEKRLNRMGLFSIGDLARTPLDHLEKKFGIMGNQLYYHAHGIDLSDLGLPPLIEGQVSYGKGQVLYRDYVKRADILTVLLEMCEDVAMRARQAGRMGRTLHLAVSYSKHALGGGFGRSRTMAEATNDTMVIYRLCTELLDEFHDGRPVRQLYISLGNLEEEHSMQLSLFDEQKWRNRQLGETMDALRIKYGSNAVLRAASYTEAGTAIERAKLIGGHFK, from the coding sequence ATGTATGAACAGTTGCCCAATCGAAGTATTCTCTGCCTCGACATGCGCAGCTTTTACGCCAGCTGCTCGGCAGCAATCGAAGGGGTGGATGTCATGGATACGCCGATTGCCATCATTGGGAATAAAGAGCGAAAAGGCGGTGTCGTCCTCGCCGCTTCGCCTCCCCTCAAACAGCAATTCGGCATCCGGACCGGCATGCGGCTCTATGAAATCCCGGATGACCCCGCCATCCAGCTGATCGAGCCAAAAATGCAGTTCTATATCGACGTCTCGATGGCAATCACCCGACTGCTGCATCGCTATGTGCCGAAGGAAGCGATCCATGCCTACAGTATTGATGAAAGTTTCATCGACTTGACCGGAACAGAGCGCCTATGGGGTCCGCCCGCCGAGACGGCCGCGCGCATCCGGGATGATCTGTACACTCAATTCCAGCTGCGCTCCGCCTGCGGGATGGGGCCGAACATGCTCCTTTCGAAACTGGCGCTCGATCTCGAGGCGAAGAAGACGGGGATCGCCCACTGGCGGTACGAGGACGTGCCGGAAAAACTCTGGCCTGTCGCCCCGCTGAGCCGTATGTGGGGCATCGGCAGCCGCATGGAAAAGCGGCTGAACCGGATGGGCCTCTTTTCGATCGGCGATCTGGCCCGTACGCCGCTCGACCATCTTGAGAAGAAATTCGGCATCATGGGCAATCAATTGTATTACCATGCGCATGGCATCGACCTATCCGACCTCGGCTTGCCGCCGCTCATCGAAGGGCAGGTCAGCTACGGAAAAGGGCAGGTCCTGTACCGCGATTATGTGAAGAGAGCAGACATCCTCACCGTCCTGCTGGAAATGTGCGAAGATGTGGCGATGCGCGCGAGGCAAGCAGGAAGGATGGGGCGCACCCTCCATCTGGCGGTCAGCTATTCGAAGCATGCGCTCGGGGGAGGATTCGGCCGGTCGCGCACGATGGCGGAAGCGACGAATGATACGATGGTCATCTACCGGCTTTGCACGGAACTGCTCGATGAGTTCCATGACGGACGCCCGGTGCGCCAATTGTATATCAGCCTCGGCAATCTGGAAGAGGAGCATTCCATGCAGCTTAGCTTGTTTGACGAGCAGAAGTGGCGAAACCGGCAACTTGGCGAAACGATGGACGCGCTCCGCATTAAATACGGGTCCAACGCCGTGCTCCGCGCCGCCTCCTACACCGAAGCGGGGACAGCAATTGAACGCGCCAAACTGATTGGCGGGCATTTTAAATAA
- a CDS encoding cytochrome-c oxidase, producing the protein MGKQLLKIAVVYFLIGIAFGLYMSITHVFHLATVHVHVNLLGWMSLAIIGIMYHLYPQLAGTRCAKTHFWLHNIGLPVMMIGIALAILTSNPIFFLTATIGGVITVIGIFFFGFNVLRNLK; encoded by the coding sequence GTGGGGAAACAGCTGCTCAAGATTGCGGTCGTCTATTTTCTGATCGGGATTGCTTTTGGCTTATATATGTCTATTACTCATGTGTTCCATTTGGCGACTGTGCATGTGCACGTCAACCTGCTCGGCTGGATGTCGCTGGCCATCATCGGCATCATGTATCATCTCTACCCGCAATTGGCGGGGACCCGATGTGCCAAAACCCATTTTTGGCTGCATAATATCGGCTTGCCTGTCATGATGATCGGGATTGCGCTGGCCATTTTGACATCGAACCCTATTTTCTTTTTGACGGCCACGATTGGCGGAGTCATTACCGTTATCGGCATCTTCTTTTTCGGCTTCAATGTCTTGCGGAACCTGAAATAA